The following proteins come from a genomic window of Sorex araneus isolate mSorAra2 chromosome 1, mSorAra2.pri, whole genome shotgun sequence:
- the SLC25A30 gene encoding kidney mitochondrial carrier protein 1: protein MSALNWKPFVYGGLASITAECGTFPIDLTKTRLQIQGQTNDSKFREIRYRGMLHALVRICREEGLRALYSGIAPAMLRQASYGTIKIGTYQSLKRLFVERLEDETLLINVVCGILSGVISSTIANPTDVLKIRMQAQSSTIQGGMIGNFINIYQQEGTRGLWKGVSLTAQRAAIVVGVELPVYDLTKKHLILSGLMGDTVYTHFLSSFTCGLAGALASNPVDVVRTRMMNQRVLRDGRGSGYTGTLDCLLQTWKNEGFFALYKGFWPNWLRLGPWNIIFFVTYEQLKKLDL, encoded by the exons ATGTCAGCCCTCAACTGGAAGCCCTTTGTGTATGGAGGGCTGGCCTCCATCACAGCAGAATGCG gtacATTTCCAATTGACTTAACCAAGACACGACTCCAGATTCAAGGCCAGACAAATGACTCCAAATTCAGAGAAATTCGGTACCGAGGAATGCTGCATGCATTAGTGCGGATATGCAGAGAGGAAGGGCTGAGGGCGTTGTATTCAGG GATCGCCCCAGCTATGCTGCGCCAGGCTTCCTATGGCACCATCAAGATCGGCACCTACCAGAGCCTGAAGCGATTATTTGTGGAGCGGCTTGAAG ATGAAACCCTACTGATAAATGTGGTGTGTGGAATTCTCTCTGGAGTCATCTCCTCAACCATTGCTAATCCAACTGATGTTTTGAAA ATAAGGATGCAGGCACAGAGCAGCACCATTCAAGGTGGAATGATTGGCAACTTCATCAACATTTACCAGCAAGAGGGAACAAGAGGATTGTGGAAG GGTGTGTCCCTGACTGCTCAGAGGGCTGCTATTGTCGTTGGTGTGGAGCTCCCTGTCTATGATCTCACCAAGAAGCACCTCATTCTCTCGGGTCTGATGGGAGATACCGTGTATACCCATTTCCT CTCAAGCTTCACCTGTGGCCTCGCTGGGGCCCTGGCCTCCAACCCTGTTGATGTTGTGAGAACACGCATGATGAATCAGAGAGTCCTTCGGGATGGCAGAGGCTCTGGCTACACAGGGACCCTGGATTGCCTGTTACAG ACATGGAAGAATGAAGGGTTTTTTGCTTTGTACAAAGGGTTTTGGCCGAATTGGTTGAGACTTGGTCCTTGGAATATCATC TTCTTTGTGACATACGAGCAGTTGAAGAAACTGGATTTGTGA